A window from Nitrososphaerales archaeon encodes these proteins:
- a CDS encoding ECF transporter S component, with amino-acid sequence MSKRDLASTSIFTAFVAMATMVFSVYVPATKGYFNIGETMVYTTALLMGPWIGAFAGGVGSMIADLALGYPHFAPGTLLIKGAEGFVVGYLFKRGFGRLSKLCKNIIVIAAALILGSIVWLIGTQYYVGEVEFSLGHSIVGYYSMTLFIPQVFWIGLATIIGIVIIVIGLS; translated from the coding sequence TTGAGTAAGCGTGATTTGGCATCTACTAGCATCTTTACTGCGTTCGTAGCCATGGCAACGATGGTCTTCAGCGTCTATGTACCTGCAACGAAAGGGTACTTTAACATAGGTGAGACAATGGTATATACTACAGCTTTACTGATGGGGCCATGGATAGGTGCTTTTGCTGGAGGTGTAGGTTCGATGATCGCCGATCTAGCCCTTGGCTACCCTCACTTTGCTCCAGGTACTCTATTAATTAAAGGGGCAGAAGGGTTTGTGGTAGGATATTTATTCAAGAGAGGGTTTGGGAGATTATCTAAACTTTGTAAGAATATAATTGTAATCGCTGCCGCTTTGATCTTAGGATCGATCGTATGGTTGATCGGGACTCAATATTATGTCGGTGAAGTCGAATTCTCGCTCGGCCACTCTATAGTTGGATATTACTCGATGACACTCTTCATCCCTCAGGTATTTTGGATAGGATTAGCGACGATTATCGGTATTGTGATCATCGTTATTGGCCTATCTA
- a CDS encoding acylphosphatase, with protein MERAKIVAEGDVQGVGYRYYVRRLAWRLDLKGYVTNLPDGRVEVVVEGEKSKIEEFIKAINIVRPPINVTKLSVEYQKPTGKFTTFKIKTGTLREELVEGFSTGASYFEIMFTKQDQMLAKQDQMLAKQDQMLALQKQTLDEVKALRADLKTILDERLKAIERDLTLIKAKLNL; from the coding sequence ATGGAGAGGGCGAAGATAGTCGCTGAAGGTGATGTTCAAGGCGTAGGTTACCGCTACTATGTGAGAAGGTTAGCCTGGAGGCTAGATCTTAAAGGATATGTAACTAACTTACCAGATGGAAGGGTTGAGGTGGTAGTCGAGGGTGAAAAGAGCAAGATAGAGGAGTTTATAAAAGCGATAAATATAGTAAGACCACCAATAAACGTTACAAAGTTGAGTGTAGAATATCAAAAACCGACGGGTAAGTTTACAACCTTCAAGATAAAGACGGGTACATTGAGAGAGGAGCTGGTGGAAGGATTCTCGACGGGCGCATCGTACTTCGAAATCATGTTCACGAAGCAGGATCAGATGTTGGCGAAGCAGGATCAGATGTTGGCGAAGCAGGATCAGATGTTGGCACTTCAAAAGCAAACCCTCGATGAAGTAAAAGCTTTAAGAGCAGACTTAAAGACGATATTAGATGAGAGGCTTAAGGCAATAGAGCGTGATCTTACGCTCATTAAAGCAAAGTTAAATCTATAA
- a CDS encoding 30S ribosomal protein S9 — MPVARKTKAFELYSGSRKTARATAAIMPGKGVVRINSVPVELITPEIARERIMTPLELAGDLRDKVDIDVKVKGGGFMGQAEAAAIAISRALVGWFKDEDLKRRILEFDKHLLTGDPRQTEPKKFGGPGPRRRRQKSYR; from the coding sequence ATGCCTGTAGCAAGGAAGACAAAGGCTTTTGAACTCTATTCGGGTTCACGAAAAACGGCCAGAGCTACGGCAGCGATCATGCCCGGTAAAGGAGTTGTGAGGATAAATTCGGTACCCGTTGAGCTCATTACTCCTGAAATCGCGCGTGAAAGAATTATGACACCGTTGGAGCTGGCTGGTGATTTGAGAGATAAGGTGGATATCGATGTTAAAGTTAAAGGTGGGGGATTTATGGGACAGGCTGAAGCTGCTGCTATAGCGATTTCAAGAGCGCTCGTAGGTTGGTTTAAAGATGAAGATTTGAAGCGAAGAATTTTGGAGTTTGATAAGCATCTTTTAACTGGTGATCCTCGACAGACCGAGCCTAAAAAATTTGGAGGGCCTGGGCCGAGAAGGAGGAGGCAGAAATCGTACAGGTGA
- a CDS encoding 50S ribosomal protein L13: MEGNTKGSCPIVVDAQYSICGRLASHVAKLLLQGNRVIVVNAEKSLISGNRRSVINEWLKKLEISSVVQPKYGPFHPRNPARILTRMIRGMVPRRKNKGREALKRLRVYVGVPKKYESMEKITFEDAKAKKPLSYYVMLSDLASELGWKGG; this comes from the coding sequence TTGGAGGGTAATACAAAAGGGTCTTGCCCCATAGTAGTAGATGCACAATATTCGATTTGCGGCAGACTTGCCTCCCATGTTGCAAAACTTTTACTTCAGGGGAATCGCGTAATCGTTGTGAATGCTGAAAAATCTCTCATATCGGGCAACAGGAGGAGTGTAATCAATGAATGGTTAAAAAAGTTAGAGATCAGTAGTGTCGTACAACCGAAGTATGGACCATTCCACCCAAGAAACCCCGCTCGAATACTAACAAGAATGATCCGAGGTATGGTACCGCGACGAAAGAATAAGGGTAGAGAGGCATTAAAAAGGTTAAGAGTATACGTTGGTGTACCAAAGAAATATGAGTCTATGGAGAAGATCACATTTGAAGATGCAAAGGCAAAGAAACCTTTATCTTACTATGTGATGCTTAGTGACTTGGCATCAGAGTTGGGTTGGAAAGGTGGGTAA